CAACATTGAAAACGATAGAAATAAATATGCTGTAAAACTAACTTGATGGTTACATTTTTGATAAGAGAATAGATATTAAAATGTGCTCACTGCATTAGTTAGATCCTCATTTGCAAAGATGGTTTTTAGTAGTCGCCCTAACATGCAATTTGGATCTGCCCGCCCTGtgatgacaaataaaaatgtaataagtaACACgtaaagtaccagtaattactgtTATAAACAGTAGTAAGTAttacggaaagtaccagtaattaccagtgcaactaccataatgtctggTTTTAAAATACAGTGCAGTGTCACTgttaactactacggtaattactagtacaaacagtagtaagtaccagggaaagtaccagtaattaccagtacaaacagcagtaagtaccacagaaagtacctgtaattaccagtacaaacagcagtaagtatgacagaaagtaccagtaattaccagttcaaacagcagtaagtactacagaaaataccagtaattactagtgcaATTCCCATAATGTCTGGCTTTAAAATACTGTCCgatctcactggtaactactagggtaattactagtacaaacagtagtaagtaccatggaaagtaccagtaattaccagtacaaacagaagtactacagaaaataccagtaattaccagtacaaacagaagtaagtactacagaaagtaccagtaattaccggTACAAACAGCAGTGAGTACCacgggaaaaaaaagaagagagttgggaaatttaaataaacattgaaatttggtgaAAACCTGGGTGTCGGTCATCAAATGGATCAGGGTCCCCCTTGTGAtattctcttgtctcttgttcaATCACTTCAGACATTCTGTGACAAATAAAGTGGAttaacaaagtaataataacacattttacactGGTCTTTACAAATGTAGTTGttaataaagaaaaatgtacaACAAGACAATTTCCACAACACAAGACACTAGATTGGTCCACAAGAATGAGACATTGAGATTATTTATACTACATAAATTGTGTGGGTCAGTTCACAGTATTGGCCACagtatattttgatttactatttaatatttttgctgtcATGGCTCTGCTTCTTTGGAACTGTGAGAAATGTAACTCACCAGTATTTTACCCTTTTTTATCCCAgccaaataaatgtaaacacacagggAGTCCATTTTTCACATATGTGCAGAATCTTCTGGCAATGTCTGAGATATTATCCCATCCCTAATGTACTAACTTGGTGAGTGTGGAGACCAGTTCCTCTGTAGAGCCCCTCTGAATGTCCTCCCAGTGGTCGATAAGGCTGGAGATCTCCGTCCTGGCGTCATTGGCCAGAGCCACAGCCATGGCAGAGGACACAGCGCTGGCCAAAGCAGAGGACAGTACAGCACTCAGGGCAGCATCATCATCTGAGCCCGCCATGGCTGcctgagggagaggggggggggggggggggcagaaaAGAAATAAGGATTACAAAACTTGAAAGTCAGACTATTTAGGCATCTCATTTTTAGGTGCTCAGTTCATTTACATGCcttgaaacagaacattttaacaGGATTTTTTTCTCCACCAATTTGTAAAAACAGTATAATAGAAacttgttattatatttttattttatttatttattacatttctttACTGTTATTTATGCATTATACATTATGTGTTTTAATTTGCAATATTTAGATTCAGAAAACTGTAAATACTTTATCTTGATCACAGATTCTCACCATTAATAATGAGAAATAAATATTCCTTTTACTGTGTTATGTTTAAGCCTAATATTTGTTCATATTCAGTCTTAAATGTCCCTGACTTCAGCAGTAGATAATGCGATATTTTTGTATAgccaaatcacaaaaataatccATGTACTTAGTCATACACAACATGTACACATTTGTATACATCATGGCCAAACCCTTTTTACTTTAGCTGTTAACTGTTGTCAGtataaaggttttttttgtgaaattataACTAGTGCCACAGAAATTTTGAATCTTGAAACTTGAAAAGCTACATCTAAACTTAAAGAGCACGAAGATCAAATAGGACAAGTGATAGTAATGAACAGTTTACTTCATCATTAAGTTAAATAAAAGTGACAAGTAAAATCTTATGGTGCCAAGTTATATCCCATGAATCAAGACCCTAGTTCAGACACACTCACCGCCAGTCGTTCACTGAGTCTACGCCGAGATCTCATGTTAGCTGCGggtttaaaagagaaaagactGTTGTggtgagacagacaggtgtCCTCTGTGACAGCTGCCCACAGCACACAGCACCTCTGTCTGTCTGACCCGGGCTAACGCGGGTAAACACACAGATCACACTACATACAGCGACGTGGACTTACTCAAACTCGCACTGTGGGGAGTTTATCTTTATCTGCCCTGTTCGTGATAAAATACAGCCCTAACCCAGGACCGTGTGGTTGCTATGACGCAGATACTGATCCAGCAGCGTGTTGACAGCAGCTGCCTCATGTCACCGAGCACAAAGTTGAGCTAACAGTGTCTAAAAGTGCCGTTTACTCACCTGAACACGACTTTTGTTTCTCTGTGACGATTATCTCTTATTGGCATATGtggaaaataaacttgaatcgACAAAATATGCTCAACTACATAAAAAATGATGGTAAATGTTTCAGGTAGAAAAGTTTCACGTTTATTTTCAAACTTGTCCCGGCGCAGAGTTCTACGTCACTGTTTGTCTGTCGCAGCGAGATGACGAAACATATAAAAACTCATGGGACTTGTAGTTCAATGTACACACTGATTGTAATCTCATATTTTCTCCAAACACATATGTGCTGTGGCTAACAAGTGATTTCATTTACAAATAGCTTTTCAATTAATTTTACTGCAAATAAGTTAAAGACCAAAATTCAATTAGGCTACAattagttatattttatttacgcTCTATTCCATCTATTAAATCCTCTAGATTCTCTTCTAATCTAGGGgatttaacaaaaaacatgtatggCTAGAGTAAGATGAAGCCAAAGTCATCTTGACATTAAGGCCATCCCGTAAATCCATCCCACGAGAGCACAATGCACTGTCACAAAACTTAATTTTGTGGCTTATTCTGATGATCATTCTGTCCTCATAGTCATTAGTATGTTTAAAATTTGATTCTATCAAAACTAAGAATCCCCATTAGCAGTTCAAGGGCCACTAATATTTCTGAGGCTATGCAAAAATACTGTACTAATAAGTACAATTTCAAACGGACATTTTAATGCGAAGTCTCTAGGCCTACTTCTAATTCTGTTTTAAGTGAATTAAGGCCAATATTTGCTGGTATGGTAATGAATGACAAAAGTTATAAACAAGTGCAAATAGTTTATTTGGCTTTTAGaacaaaatgcactgttttCAAGTTTGGTCTGCATGAAAAATCTGTACAAAACCAacagaaaaacaaccaaaagcaAAAGCTGCCTATGCAATGATTTTACAATACCACTGTACTATCCATTGGTACTAACTGAATCATCCCTTTGCAAATATAGTATGTTTAAAACTATGtcagaacaataaaataatCTGCATAAAGCAAAGATATAAACATAGAACTAGTAAATATTCTCATAGGGTATTTTTTCAttcctaaaatataaaaagcaatGTGACTTTCCAATCAACACTTATGCAATTTAcaatttttaataaaaatgttcaaataacaCTATGGGTTCTTTTAACAAGAAAATACAGACTTagcaaaaatactttttaaaatgttattatatcGTGCAGTTCTGTTTTAAGCTagtgagtttttattttgtcaccAAATAATGTCATGAAGAGTCCATAGAGAAAGGCCCCACTGATAATGATCAACGTGCTGGACACTGGTCCTAACGAAAGCAGGGCCCCAAACATGTagagtagcattagcattagcagtgtcCTATAGCTAGCCAGAGTTCGTAGGCTGAGTCTGGGATGGGGTGGCCGGTACGGGCTCCGCTGGGTGACTGGATTGTGCCTTATTCTAGTAAAGGTTTGGGGGTCAGTCAGATAGTGGCGACCCAAGCGACCAAGGAAGTCTGACCGTGAGCAGAGGGCATTCATGTGGGCTCCAAACTGTaggaaaaattaaaaaattaatatAGAAGTTGAACAATCTTTAGTTTTCATACTTAATTAATGCGATGATAAGTAACACTGGTGAAAGGTCAACACTCAGGTTGCTTGACAATTCATGTAGCCAAAACTTCAATTCGTaaaccaaagtaaaaaaaaaaaaattctatatCTTAtgcaatgtttaaaatgttatgtacacAAAGAGTCACCAAACAACTAAAGTGCACTCCTTGGGACAGTTCCAAGCACATATAGATTAAGAGAATTATGTTAGGGCAGAGGatagaaaatattaaaaacttaAGAACAGTTGATTTCTTATAGTGAAATCAAGGCAGTTCACATCAAGCCCTAAATTAATATGGGGAAATCCTTCAGGAATAGAGCATAAATATAGCAACTGAAATATAATAATCAAAAAAAGCACCCACTCTCTCATTGACGGCAGTGGAGAGCCTGTAGAAAAGACGAACCAGTGCTGCATTTTCATAACTCCTGATGGGCTGCAGCTCTGGGTCTCCCTGATACTGAATGTCGAATCTCCGCAGGCCGTTTATGATCTGCAAACAGGAAAATTTTAACCTCACACATTAACAGCAATATACAGCGCCAAAATAAAAAGGTACCACAGGAATAATAGGCTAACCTGCATTCGCCCCACGTCAGTCAGGATCAGTCCGTTCTCTCCTTGTATGCAGTCTGGCAGCTGTTTGGCGTTTGCGTCCTCCTCAGAAGAACCCAGGTTTGACATCAACTGTGTCAGCTGCCCTTGGTTCAACTGTACATTTAGACAGGATAATACTTGCATGTTATAGTAATATTGACAGAAAAAGACTTCAGCACCTTATTTGACCCATTATGTGAGATTTTGTTTCTAAATCTGTGTAGCCCTATAAGTTAGTTGTTTATTTGGACTGAACGTCTAATTTGGTCATTTATATATGATAACCAGTTTAATTACTTTGTTTTGAAGAAAATTACGTTCTATGATCAAAGTGTAATTTAGTTTGACAAGTATTGTGATTGCAAAAATAGTTAAAAGGATTCTAGTCAGAGTGCACGCAGTCAGTgttcacatttgagagaagacttaAATATAAACCGATAAATActcatacatttcagaacatactTGTAGAAATTTACACTACAGGTACACAAATTTTCCATAAAAAGACATTATATGGACAGGAAAACTCTATTATCCAAATAACTGCAACCTTTGTGATTAGATAATTGTGTCAACTTAAATTGCCATATATTGTGCATTACCTTAAATATCTGACAAATGAACTCCAAAGCCTTGTCCAGGAGGTCATGGGTCTTCTTCAGACACTCCCCACTCTCTTCTGGCTCTGTCCCATTGAATGTGTTGTTCTGGTCAGGTGAGCCCAGACCAAACCACGACAAGAACGAGTTGTTGGCGGCCATCTCACTGGAATGGTCCGATATTCTTTTGGCCGTCTGTCTGGCTTGTGCAATCTGCTGGATTAACTTCATTACCTTGAACACAACATTATATTTAACAAGTCAGTGGTCTTGATGTTGTGTCTATAATTCAACACTAAAGGTGAACTATAAATATATTTCTGGTGAGGGGGtcctccatttgcttgtctccatggaaatgttattgctttgcttggcatgtttcacagtatgacattcacagactatatcttgcatttacaggtgttttttttctattgccAAATACCTTTTTAACATTGTGTCACTagttgtctccatagagataagtttaataccatatgtggtgcacctttaagttattttagacaTCTCATCCTTGTTAAAGAAATTCCATTTGTGTGCTGTACTGTGTCTCACTGTCAGCTCAGTAAAGAACACAAACAGCATTTATCAGTTATTTAACAGTCCTGTAACAATAAACTGATGAGTTAATGGATTTGATGGTGAAGCTATCCTTTAAGACATTCATTTTGAGAAAAAAGTTCCTTTATTTCTGGTCATAACTAGAGGggaaaaatagtaataatttgGTTATAACAGCAGTAAATTAAAGTTATTAGACCAGTGTTAAAAGGAGTGCGATTGCTTACAGAAGATTTGCCTTATACAGTAGTAACTAATCATGGACAACTAATCAGAACATTTCAAAAACTGTAAACTCTTGTAGTGGTCAGCATCTGTCAAAACTGGCAACATGAAAGGGCATTGGAGGAATAAAGGCTAGTtggtaaatgtaaacaaatttaACAGCTAAGATATTAGCGACTGTAAGTTATTGATGATCACTTCAATAAACACAGCACTACAATATATTGGTCAGGGAGCCATTTTGTTGAACCAAtgcatgcatttttatacatttttgtttacacAAGAGGGAGACCTGACTTACTGCTCCTCTGAGTTCAGTCCCGAACATCTGCTTGTACTGACAGTCCTGGCCCTCTATGGAGTAGACGTGGCTCTTCACCTTAAACACTGTGTCAGTTACCACTCGCTGTCGAGAAGACAAGAAGCTGCCTCCTTGACCTGGTGTGAGGTATCCACCACGAGGCTGGCGGTGATGTAGGACGTGCTCGGGCTCCAGGAATAACTGCTCTCCTAAAGACAGATcaagttttaaataaagttatgaCTGAATGTAGGCAATCTTCCTTCACTGGTATTTTTGGTATTTCATTAAGAGCCAGTAACATAGTAATTATGGACTTAGCAGTAGCTTCAGGATGTGCTGCATTACCTTTCTGGATCATCTCTGGAAGATTGACTTGGGAGAAGACTTTGGCCACACGAAACACCATCAGAGCATTTTTGGGATTGACCAGATCAGTCCTTAAGGCCCGGTTCAGAAACACCTGGAAAAGCTTAGTGTACACCAGCAGATTCTCCTGGACAAAAGGCTCCCTGGTAAGAACAAGAGGCAGTCGGCAACATCAGTCAATAATGTTATGTAAGCTGATGACCAAGTAGGTCTATGCTCAGGTTatattttgacagatttaaatagaTAAGGCACAGGTCTTTAAACGCTTGCCTAAAATGTACTCTTACCATTTCTCGAGCACTGTCCTGTTCTGGTCAGTTGGAGAGGGAACCTTCTCCCCTGTGTATCTCCAGGGTTGTATATAACTCAGCCAAGTCTCCAAAATCTAGAAGAGAGGGATAGATTCATTTTGACATAAAAACTACAGACAAATGTGAACAATTCTTTAATAATGTCCCAAACAGTTCTTTCATTATCCCTTATATTCTCTGATGCATTAAAGGAGCTAAACATAGCTGAATACTTCAATCAAAATTGACTAAAGTACAATAGAGGTTTAACATaagtttaaaaaacaacatgaatgtaaaattTAACTACTTTATATAGCAGTGTATTTGGATTTCTTCATCTAAGGGATAACAAAAAGTTGATCTTAAAACCctgttttcaaatatatttcaatTGCTCATTAATAACACTTTTGTCCATCTTAAAACTATGGACTTGTAGAAGTCGTCCAAGTGTAGCCCTGACCTGCCAGAgtatctgtatctgtgtctAAGTATTTAAACAATGCTCACATGCGTTTACCCTTTCTACTGTCTCAGTAAAGCTTGGTTAGACTTTATAATTGATGATTAGTAGGAAGTTATATTTAGCTTTCACTCAGGCTATTGACACAAAATTGGTGTTTTTACCACTGTACAATTGTTCTTGATTAGTGACACTACGACCAGTCAACAGTAAAATCCTTAATTCACTTTCACATAGATCATAAAACTGGTCTCATACTAAAGGAATTGTGAAGTTTGATTCAAAATTAAATGagacagacatgtttttttttcttgacggtacatttgatttttgcctcaaaattttttattttttttcccttacaATTATATTGAGACCAGATTAATCACAATAATCAATTTAACCAAATCATCCTGACATCCCCACTTACTGCTCTGAAGGACGCATCCAGAGGCCAGTGTCCAAAGCAGTGCTGGAGAAACAAATAGAGCTTCTGCTGAACAAATCGCTGCACTACCACCCTGCAATAATTCACAAGaagtaaaaacacaagtaaaacaAAGCAATTATTTATAGTTAAAAATTATTGTGATTATGACCTTTTGAACTCCTCCAGAGGGCTGGTGTGGGTGTGGGAGTgggtgggaggagaggaggacagctGCTCTGGCTTGAGACTGTTTGAGAACGCGTGGAGATGTTTCACCAGGAGTCGGACCACCAGCACATGCTCCTCTGTGGGACTGAAGGGCTCCTGTGGACGAGACCAGCCACAAAGCGCCCCACCGAGGTACAGTTCAGACAGTGTAGCTACAGATTCATTTGTCAAGCAGCCAGTGATAATGCGCTTCCCATTCCAAAAAGCAGCCAAATAACCACAAGAAGCTTGGAAAAATTTCAACAGAGCATCAATGTCCCTGCTTATGGGAGCTAAACATGATTAACTTATAATTAGAACAACAGCAATACAAGTACTTggttgttaaaatgtaatacCACATAATTTATTAGAAACTGGGCCTACATCATTAACAATGAAACTCTGACTTACtggtcacaaaaaaaaaaaaaatactgaaacattgTTGCTCTATTTGcataaacagtaacaataatTACAGCCTGGGAATGCCAgccttttttgttcatttatgcATATGTAGTTTTTGAGCGCTCAACAAAGTGAGCAATTTCAAGTGAAGCAGCACATTTTGGTTAGCCTCATGCAATGGTCAATAGAAATGTAACCACAATTAGCTAAACCACCAAAGCATATTAAACTTGGTTAAGAGCATGCATTAAAATTCCAAACATTTGGAAAGAGCCACAGCAAAACAGTGAACCTCAAAGCTTCATTCCTGCATTCACCATTCACACAAGAATACGTCTCCTTAAATACGGCCAAAATAAGTACAACTTCAGGTTAACATTTCCTGTAAAATGTTTCAGTGTTATGTTTTGTGATAATCCTGTTGTACAATTAGATGGTGATTTGTctttataaattattatttttttacatcttgaCAAAccagcaggtttttttttttggttttttttaagccaACCTGCGTTGCCTCTAATTTACACTAAAAGTGTTGCGTTGTCTGCCAACATAGACAGAACACTGCCCTGCTTTGAGTTGTGACTTGTACTACAGAGAAGTATCCTTGAGTGTGAACTAAGAGACTTGGTTTACCTCCAGGAGGCCCCAGAGGGCCGAGGGTGAATGAAAAGGTAAAAGTACTTGGTAGGTGTGGAGGGTCCCAGAGCCTGGTGGGGCGTGGGGTTGGCACGGCATGCTGGACATACTGAGGCGGTACTGCAGCAGGGCCAGCTGTTCACGCAAAACCAccaggagggaaagaaggacaGGAGGGACCagtgaggaagagggggaggaggaaaagtGGAGGAAGAAGAGTGGCAAGGAGGGTCAGTGAAGAACAGGAGAAACAGGGGCACCAGAGGAGTGCACAGGCGAGAAATATCCACATGTTCAAgaagacagagcagacacagggaggagacaAAAGAAGACATTGACTGTGGGAACAAGACACTTTCACTgttgagacagagacagacctgCTTCTGCTCTAGGGATGGGAATTCCTCTGAAATTCTCAAAAAACTAATGTCAGGCTAATGAGGAGAGTATCTTAATGGCAAAATACAAACACTGAATATAACTGGACTGATTCACCTTTTTCTTGAGGAAGAATCCAATTTAGGATGGTGGTCAGGAAATATGAAACAGAAATGTTTGCAATAACTAAGACCTGtaaactacacacacatgtataattCCCATCTCTATTTCTCCTTATAATACATTTCTATCTAGTGAACTTAAAGCTGTTCATTTTTTGGAGCACAGATATAATTTACTTGATGAATACTGCTTTGctaaagtaatatttttcagTGTCACTGTGCTTGTTTAGAAATGGCTCAACATCAACTTCAAAATAACTAGAAAGTATTGCATTTAAGTTCATAttataaagacaaaaacagtcacataaaacatttgacaaaaacaCTTGTTGGCATGCGGGACAAACAGGGTAgttcaattgaaaaaaaaaaaaaacatgcaataaatTAGGCAAAGTAAATTTAAATCATTAAACAACATCCAGTCAACCAAAATGTGCATTTAACTTTATGTTGTAGTTTTACATAAAACCAAAACACTATCACACTTCAACATGCAGGAAACTAAACGAGAGGAAGCAAAAGCACACAACATCAAAAATTCTAAATGGAAATCATTTATTGAGAACTGATATAAACAGATTTATACTTTCCAAACTCCATTCACACTGTAGCCACAATAGAAC
The sequence above is drawn from the Periophthalmus magnuspinnatus isolate fPerMag1 chromosome 5, fPerMag1.2.pri, whole genome shotgun sequence genome and encodes:
- the smpd4 gene encoding sphingomyelin phosphodiesterase 4 isoform X1 — its product is MAAPTLQQPSFVLANLKADSTTKPLLHRCQDLVKIIDEYPAKELHLIFPWLVETVFGSLDGIITGWNLRLLHSRSPEYNIIMEFLNPSGPMMKLVYKLQAEEYKYEIPVNYLPGPVKASIQQGVLPDCPLFHNKLQFPLSGLLTLNFNPFEYYMFNFAYCLLMPKTYPPGHHGNNTDTAYFVLVDIYLKYFLPSEGNVPPSPFSDSRGSVTAPSPSRSSALSLSGYGVHSPSLLKHHIFHQPTVNADPAAQEIWRTEALLQMFVEVWLHHYSLEMYQKLQSPQVKLALLQYRLSMSSMPCQPHAPPGSGTLHTYQVLLPFHSPSALWGLLEEPFSPTEEHVLVVRLLVKHLHAFSNSLKPEQLSSSPPTHSHTHTSPLEEFKRVVVQRFVQQKLYLFLQHCFGHWPLDASFRAILETWLSYIQPWRYTGEKVPSPTDQNRTVLEKWEPFVQENLLVYTKLFQVFLNRALRTDLVNPKNALMVFRVAKVFSQVNLPEMIQKGEQLFLEPEHVLHHRQPRGGYLTPGQGGSFLSSRQRVVTDTVFKVKSHVYSIEGQDCQYKQMFGTELRGAVMKLIQQIAQARQTAKRISDHSSEMAANNSFLSWFGLGSPDQNNTFNGTEPEESGECLKKTHDLLDKALEFICQIFKLNQGQLTQLMSNLGSSEEDANAKQLPDCIQGENGLILTDVGRMQIINGLRRFDIQYQGDPELQPIRSYENAALVRLFYRLSTAVNERFGAHMNALCSRSDFLGRLGRHYLTDPQTFTRIRHNPVTQRSPYRPPHPRLSLRTLASYRTLLMLMLLYMFGALLSLGPVSSTLIIISGAFLYGLFMTLFGDKIKTH
- the smpd4 gene encoding sphingomyelin phosphodiesterase 4 isoform X2, with the protein product MAAPTLQQPSFVLANLKADSTTKPLLHRCQDLVKIIDEYPAKELHLIFPWLVETVFGSLDGIITGWNLRLLHSRSPEYNIIMEFLNPSGPMMKLVYKLQAEEYKYEIPVNYLPGPVKASIQQGVLPDCPLFHNKLQFPLSGLLTLNFNPFEYYMFNFAYCLLMPKTYPPGHHGNNTDTAYFVLVDIYLKYFLPSEGNVPPSPFSDSRGSVTAPSPSRSSALSLSGYGVHSPSLLKHHIFHQPTVNADPAAQEIWRTEALLQMFVEVWLHHYSLEMYQKLQSPQVKLALLQYRLSMSSMPCQPHAPPGSGTLHTYQEPFSPTEEHVLVVRLLVKHLHAFSNSLKPEQLSSSPPTHSHTHTSPLEEFKRVVVQRFVQQKLYLFLQHCFGHWPLDASFRAILETWLSYIQPWRYTGEKVPSPTDQNRTVLEKWEPFVQENLLVYTKLFQVFLNRALRTDLVNPKNALMVFRVAKVFSQVNLPEMIQKGEQLFLEPEHVLHHRQPRGGYLTPGQGGSFLSSRQRVVTDTVFKVKSHVYSIEGQDCQYKQMFGTELRGAVMKLIQQIAQARQTAKRISDHSSEMAANNSFLSWFGLGSPDQNNTFNGTEPEESGECLKKTHDLLDKALEFICQIFKLNQGQLTQLMSNLGSSEEDANAKQLPDCIQGENGLILTDVGRMQIINGLRRFDIQYQGDPELQPIRSYENAALVRLFYRLSTAVNERFGAHMNALCSRSDFLGRLGRHYLTDPQTFTRIRHNPVTQRSPYRPPHPRLSLRTLASYRTLLMLMLLYMFGALLSLGPVSSTLIIISGAFLYGLFMTLFGDKIKTH
- the smpd4 gene encoding sphingomyelin phosphodiesterase 4 isoform X3, whose product is MAAPTLQQPSFVLANLKADSTTKPLLHRCQDLVKIIDEYPAKELHLIFPWLVETVFGSLDGIITGWNLRLLHSRSPEYNIIMEFLNPSGPMMKLVYKLQAEEYKYEIPVNYLPGPVKASIQQGVLPDCPLFHNKLQFPLSGLLTLNFNPFEYYMFNFAYCLLMPKTYPPGHHGNNTDTAYFVLVDIYLKYFLPSEGNVPPSPFSDSRGSVTAPSPSRSSALSLSGYGVHSPSLLKHHIFHQPTVNADPAAQEIWRTEALLQMFVEVWLHHYSLEMYQKLQSPQVKEPFSPTEEHVLVVRLLVKHLHAFSNSLKPEQLSSSPPTHSHTHTSPLEEFKRVVVQRFVQQKLYLFLQHCFGHWPLDASFRAILETWLSYIQPWRYTGEKVPSPTDQNRTVLEKWEPFVQENLLVYTKLFQVFLNRALRTDLVNPKNALMVFRVAKVFSQVNLPEMIQKGEQLFLEPEHVLHHRQPRGGYLTPGQGGSFLSSRQRVVTDTVFKVKSHVYSIEGQDCQYKQMFGTELRGAVMKLIQQIAQARQTAKRISDHSSEMAANNSFLSWFGLGSPDQNNTFNGTEPEESGECLKKTHDLLDKALEFICQIFKLNQGQLTQLMSNLGSSEEDANAKQLPDCIQGENGLILTDVGRMQIINGLRRFDIQYQGDPELQPIRSYENAALVRLFYRLSTAVNERFGAHMNALCSRSDFLGRLGRHYLTDPQTFTRIRHNPVTQRSPYRPPHPRLSLRTLASYRTLLMLMLLYMFGALLSLGPVSSTLIIISGAFLYGLFMTLFGDKIKTH